Proteins found in one Sorghum bicolor cultivar BTx623 chromosome 1, Sorghum_bicolor_NCBIv3, whole genome shotgun sequence genomic segment:
- the LOC8080805 gene encoding uncharacterized protein LOC8080805, whose amino-acid sequence MEPSDCQSRNQTSGTPVHSDESSDAHAADVVMEDLLGPSRKRKIESSSVAHGGDVVMEEPQDGPSHKKVDIHQAIDLMRFVFREGMPFLDNGSGRSFAERMIVDMSGFMVDMMFQDPGISQQNAPGRMWTMTPTLDKDIAHAFAKETRKGIGSVVQGDFYGIFVDTVHIPSTIMSCMVLFVRYLNGKGDVVERLLGVVPDPDFRGSSIKVMVDSMLSEAGLSLSKLRGQGHGLFGYDDELFTELKTLV is encoded by the coding sequence ATGGAGCCGTCAGATTGCCAATCTCGTAACCAAACTAGTGGCACCCCTGTTCACTCGGATGAATCTTCAGACGCACATGCAGCTGATGTCGTCATGGAGGACCTGCTAGGTCCATCTCGCAAGAGGAAGATCGAATCATCATCAGTTGCACATGGCGGTGATGTTGTTATGGAGGAGCCTCAGGATGGTCCATCTCATAAGAAGGTTGACATTCATCAGGCAATTGACCTCATGAGATTTGTCTTCAGAGAAGGGATGCCTTTCCTAGACAATGGGTCTGGGAGATCTTTTGCAGAGAGGATGATTGTGGACATGTCAGGCTTCATGGTAGACATGATGTTTCAGGATCCTGGTATTTCCCAGCAGAATGCTCCCGGTCGGATGTGGACGATGACACCTACCCTTGACAAGGATATTGCCCATGCATTTGCTAAGGAAACAAGAAAAGGTATCGGCAGTGTGGTCCAGGGAGATTTCTATGGGATATTTGTTGATACAGTTCACATACCTAGCACGATTATGTCCTGTATGGTCCTGTTTGTGCGCTATCTCAATGGCAAGGGTGATGTGGTGGAGAGGCTTCTCGGTGTTGTGCCAGACCCTGATTTCCGTGGTTCATCTATCAAAGTGATGGTGGATTCGATGCTTTCTGAAGCTGGATTGAGTTTGTCGAAGCTGCGTGGTCAAGGCCATGGCTTGTTTGGTTACGACGATGAACTTTTCACCGAACTAAAGACactagtatag
- the LOC8080806 gene encoding uncharacterized protein LOC8080806 — protein MACSCQRAACEGAVALRPRLLGTWERDGGFKVYELFQTVDALSNLVKECPQFTEKVCSLIQERGLNLASDLKKPGETSWGSYYEALVKFAAYLDPICDALYFVREEVKDHDQTYLAYKVLKGLSYDFAFGLLLMQDVLSVTNELSLALDRKYVDAENCMALLQEAKQQLQVMRDKGWTSFLNKVGLFCSENEFDMPNMGAKFEPRPRLRGNAPTMTNLEHYHIDFFEKVINIHLNEFDKRFSKQSSSLFVLSSCLNPHNSFQAFDKEKLLEYARLYPSDFSDSDIATLDLQLEAFVADLRSDVRFREMSALSELSVKMVETGKATVYPLVYLLLKLALILPGTPATAKTASSAIKFIDSTMQEEPCNQWISDCLLLFLERDIFENVTNDAVIASL, from the exons ATGGCCTGCTCGTGCCAGCGCGCCGCCTGCGAGGGCGCCGTCGCCCTACGGCCGCGCCTCCTTGGGACTTGGGAGAGAGATGGAGGG TTTAAAGTTTATGAGCTGTTCCAAACTGTCGATGCACTGTCAAATCTAGTCAAAGAATGTCCCCAGTTCACAGAAAAGGTTTGTTCACTAATTCAAGAGAGAGGGTTGAACCTGGCCAGTGATCTTAAGAAACCTGGTGAAACGAGCTGGGGTTCATATTATGAGGCACTAGTGAAATTTGCTGCTTATCTTGATCCAATTTGTGATGCACTTTACTTTGTGAGAGAAGAGGTGAAAGACCATGATCAGACATATCTGGCATACAAAGTACTTAAAGGATTGtcctatgactttgcctttgGCTTGCTTTTGATGCAAGATGTACTTAGTGTTACAAATGAGCTTTCATTGGCCTTGGACAGGAAATATGTGGACGCAGAGAACTGTATGGCTCTCCTCCAGGAGGCCAAGCAGCAGCTGCAGGTAATGAGGGATAAAGGATGGACATCCTTCCTCAACAAAGTCGGCTTGTTTTGCAGTGAAAATGAATTCGACATGCCCAATATGGGTGCCAAATTTGAACCCCGGCCAAGATTGAGGGGCAATGCCCCAACGATGACGAACCTGGAGCACTACCATATCGATTTCTTCGAAAAGGTTATCAATATTCACCTCAACGAGTTTGACAAGCGTTTCAGCAAGCAAAGCTCTTCGTTGTTTGTTCTTTCATCGTGCTTAAATCCACACAATTCTTTCCAAGCTTTTGATAAGGAGAAGCTTCTCGAGTATGCTCGGCTCTACCCATCCGACTTCTCTGATTCTGACATAGCAACACTTGATCTGCAACTTGAAGCCTTTGTAGCGGACTTGCGCTCTGATGTCAGGTTTCGGGAAATGAGTGCTCTCAGTGAGCTTTCTGTTAAGATGGTGGAGACAGGCAAGGCCACTGTGTACCCTCTGGTATATCTGCTTCTAAAGCTTGCTCTCATCCTTCCTGGGACACCGGCCACTGCCAAGACAGCATCCTCTGCGATTAAGTTCATAGATAGCACTATGCAGGAAGAACCTTGCAACCAGTGGATCAGTGACTGCTTATTGCTGTTCCTGGAGCGTGACATATTTGAAAATGTTACCAATGACGCTGTCATTGCATCTCTTTGA